The Solanum lycopersicum chromosome 6, SLM_r2.1 genome has a window encoding:
- the LOC138349284 gene encoding uncharacterized protein has protein sequence MTEDLMNWSKPLTPIDIRSFLGLAGYYFRFVKGLSSIVSLLRALTNKKSKFEWTETSEKCFNELNDRLTSASVLTLPKCGGSYTVYCDASRTTKDSKTVFAERELNLRQRRLLEPLKDYDRNVHYHPCKANVVVMWGFLVHPNSESSLAVEVMQGQHLDPVLMELKDSMLIKMNDSFTLEDVDDLRTNIVTKAHGSRYSLHPGSTKMYRDIKKIYWWDDMKKDITEYVAKCSNCQQVKAEHFKPGGLTQIFEGPT, from the exons ATGACTGAGGATCTTATGAACTGGTCAAAACCACTTACTCCCATAGATATCCGTAGCTTcttgggattggctggttactactTCAGGTTCGTGAAGGGCCTTTCTTCAATTGTTTCCCTACTGAGAGCTTTGACGAATAAGAAGTCCAAGTTTGAGTGGACGGAGACTTCTGAGAAGTGTTTCAATGAGCTCAAcgacagactcacttcagcaTCGGTTCTTACTTTACCTAAGTGTGGTGGGAGTTACactgtatattgtgatgcatctagg accacaaaAGACTCCAAAACTGTGTTCGCagagagggagttgaatctacgtcagcGGAGATTGTTGGAGccgttgaaggactatgacaggAATGTTCACTATCATCcatgtaaggctaatgttgtagtGATG tgggggttTTTAGTTCATCCTAATTCAGAATCATCCTTGGCAGTTGAAGTCATGCAGGGTCAGCATCTcgatcctgtgttgatggagctgaaggactcaATGTTGATAAAGATGAATGATTCTTTCACTTTGGAAG atgtggatgatttgcggacCAACATTGTTACAAAGGCCCATGGTTCTAGATATTCcttacatccaggttccaccaagatgtatcgtgatatTAAGaagatttattggtgggatgacatgaagaaggacattacagaatatgtggccaagtgttctaattgtcagcaggttaaggcagaacatTTTAAGCCTGGCGGTCTTACTCAGATTTTTGAGGGTCCGACTTAG